The following are from one region of the Flavimobilis soli genome:
- the aspA gene encoding aspartate ammonia-lyase, which produces MTQEFRTEVDLLGPKDVPADAYYGVHTQRAIENFPISSARIGDVPEFVRAMVMVKKASALANKDMFTLPADVADSIVEACDLILDEGRCMDQFPVDVFQGGAGTSVNMNTNEVVANLALELRGLPKGTYDVINPNDHVNQCQSTNDAYPTGFRLAVHAVVEDLREELGRLAEAFEKKGTEFADVLKMGRTQLQDAVPMTVGQEFGAFGLLMREEMRYLARQIELLLEVNLGATAIGTGINTPLGYPEKAVARLREVTGLPVVTAENLIEATSDTGAYVAVHAGLKRVAVKLGMICNDLRLLSSGPRAGLNEINLPELQAGSSIMPAKVNPVLPEVVNQVCFKVMGNDVTLTMAADAGQLQLNVMEPVIAQCVFESVSLLRNAARALREKCIDGITVNADVCLRYVMNSIGIVTYLNPIIGHRNGDLVGKECARSGRSVREVVLEMGLLDEETLDEILSPANLMRPHYSGHLYKSDDDVTRQVDAR; this is translated from the coding sequence ATGACCCAAGAATTTCGTACAGAGGTCGACCTGCTCGGCCCGAAGGACGTTCCCGCTGACGCCTACTACGGCGTCCACACCCAGCGCGCGATCGAGAACTTCCCCATCAGCTCCGCGAGGATCGGCGACGTGCCCGAGTTCGTGCGGGCGATGGTCATGGTCAAGAAGGCGTCCGCGCTCGCGAACAAGGACATGTTCACCCTGCCCGCGGACGTCGCCGACTCGATCGTCGAGGCGTGCGACCTGATCCTCGACGAGGGCCGGTGCATGGACCAGTTCCCCGTCGACGTCTTCCAGGGCGGCGCCGGGACGAGCGTCAACATGAACACCAACGAGGTCGTCGCCAACCTCGCGCTCGAGCTGCGCGGGCTGCCCAAGGGGACCTACGACGTCATCAACCCGAACGACCACGTCAACCAGTGCCAGTCGACCAACGACGCCTACCCGACGGGATTCCGCCTCGCCGTCCACGCCGTCGTCGAGGACCTGCGCGAGGAGCTCGGCCGCCTGGCCGAGGCCTTCGAGAAGAAGGGCACCGAGTTCGCCGACGTCCTCAAGATGGGCCGCACCCAGCTGCAGGACGCCGTCCCCATGACGGTCGGCCAGGAGTTCGGGGCGTTCGGCCTCCTCATGCGCGAGGAGATGCGCTACCTCGCCCGCCAGATCGAGCTGCTGCTCGAGGTCAACCTCGGCGCGACCGCGATCGGCACCGGCATCAACACGCCCCTCGGGTACCCGGAGAAGGCGGTCGCCCGTCTGCGTGAGGTGACCGGCCTGCCCGTCGTGACTGCCGAGAACCTCATCGAGGCCACCTCCGACACGGGCGCCTACGTCGCCGTCCACGCGGGTCTCAAGCGTGTCGCCGTGAAGCTCGGCATGATCTGCAACGACCTGCGCCTGCTGTCTTCCGGACCGCGCGCCGGTCTCAACGAGATCAACCTTCCCGAGCTGCAGGCCGGGTCGTCCATCATGCCCGCCAAGGTCAACCCCGTGCTGCCCGAGGTCGTGAACCAGGTCTGCTTCAAGGTCATGGGCAACGACGTCACCCTCACCATGGCCGCCGACGCCGGACAGCTCCAGCTCAACGTGATGGAGCCGGTCATCGCGCAGTGCGTGTTCGAGTCCGTGAGCCTCCTGCGCAACGCCGCCCGTGCGCTGCGTGAGAAGTGCATCGACGGCATCACCGTCAACGCCGACGTGTGCCTGCGCTACGTCATGAACTCCATCGGGATCGTGACCTACCTCAACCCGATCATCGGCCACCGCAACGGCGACCTGGTCGGCAAGGAGTGCGCCCGCTCCGGACGGTCCGTGCGAGAGGTGGTCCTCGAGATGGGGCTCCTCGACGAGGAGACGCTCGACGAGATCCTCTCGCCGGCCAACCTCATGAGGCCGCACTACAGCGGCCACCTGTACAAGTCCGACGACGACGTGACAAGGCAGGTTGACGCACGATGA
- a CDS encoding succinate dehydrogenase/fumarate reductase iron-sulfur subunit, whose translation MRLVLEVWRQAHPADPGRFETHEVDDATPEMSVVELLDRLNERLVEEGREPFAFESDCREGICGACGVTVDDRPHGPQKNTPSCHQRLSSWTDGQTIRIEPLRSRVYPVVRDLVVDRSALDRVVKAGGHVAIQAGTAPDADTTPVDHALAEMALDFAACIGCGACVAACPNGAAHLFVGSKLAHLAALPGGKKERGRRARAMVDEMEQDFGPCSSYGECADVCPAGIPLAAIAVVNRERMRVVLRGKND comes from the coding sequence GTGAGGCTCGTGCTCGAGGTCTGGCGACAGGCCCACCCCGCAGATCCCGGACGGTTCGAGACCCACGAGGTCGACGACGCCACCCCCGAGATGTCCGTCGTCGAGCTGCTCGACCGCCTCAACGAGCGCCTCGTCGAAGAAGGACGCGAGCCCTTCGCCTTCGAGTCCGACTGCCGCGAAGGCATCTGCGGCGCGTGCGGCGTGACCGTCGACGACCGCCCCCACGGCCCCCAGAAGAACACGCCGTCGTGCCACCAGCGCCTCAGCTCGTGGACCGACGGGCAGACCATCCGCATCGAGCCGCTGCGCTCGCGCGTCTACCCCGTCGTCCGCGACCTCGTCGTCGACCGCTCCGCGCTCGACCGCGTCGTCAAGGCCGGCGGCCACGTCGCGATCCAGGCGGGCACCGCGCCCGACGCCGACACGACCCCCGTCGACCACGCGCTCGCCGAGATGGCCCTCGACTTCGCGGCCTGCATCGGCTGCGGCGCGTGCGTCGCCGCATGCCCCAACGGGGCCGCGCACCTGTTCGTCGGCTCCAAGCTCGCGCACCTCGCCGCCCTCCCCGGGGGCAAGAAGGAGCGCGGACGGCGCGCCCGTGCCATGGTCGACGAGATGGAGCAGGACTTCGGCCCGTGCTCCTCCTACGGCGAGTGCGCCGACGTCTGCCCCGCAGGCATCCCGCTCGCGGCGATCGCCGTCGTCAACCGCGAGCGGATGAGGGTGGTGCTGCGCGGAAAGAACGACTGA
- a CDS encoding anaerobic C4-dicarboxylate transporter — protein MMIAVQFLVVLAAIFLGARLGGIAIGFAGGLGVLVLAMLGVTPGAMPLDVVSIIMSVIAAIAAMQVAGGMDYLVDLADRALRKNPKHLNFLAPVITYLMTIMAGTGHTAFSTMPVITEVAKENNIRPARPLSIAVVASQIAITASPISAAVVFFSGMLEEGSTGVDYIGLLAVAIPSTFLACMATAAIMMAIDKMRGTTKLDTLPEYQKRLAEGSVAAPTGRKERELTPGAKLSVLIFCIGLVAVMTYATIISDKVGLIEEPVMGRDAAIISIMLSIATIIVVCCKVNTSDILGASTFKSGMSASICVLGVAWLGTTFVKAHEEAIMTASSDILKENTWLLAVVLLFAAALLYSQAATSKALMPTALAIGVSPLGMVAAFPAVSALFILPTYPTLLAAVEMDDTGSTRIGKAVFNHPFLVPGLVNIAIAVGLGYLFGSVIL, from the coding sequence ATGATGATCGCAGTGCAGTTCCTGGTCGTCCTCGCGGCCATCTTCCTCGGTGCTCGCCTCGGCGGCATCGCGATCGGTTTCGCCGGTGGTCTCGGCGTTCTTGTCCTCGCCATGCTCGGTGTGACGCCGGGAGCCATGCCTCTCGACGTCGTCTCGATCATCATGTCCGTGATCGCGGCGATCGCCGCGATGCAGGTCGCCGGAGGTATGGACTACCTCGTCGACCTCGCGGACCGGGCGTTGCGGAAGAACCCGAAGCACCTCAACTTCCTCGCCCCGGTCATCACCTACCTGATGACGATCATGGCGGGCACCGGGCACACCGCGTTCTCCACGATGCCCGTCATCACCGAGGTCGCCAAGGAGAACAACATCCGCCCCGCGCGCCCGCTGTCCATCGCGGTCGTCGCGTCGCAGATCGCCATCACGGCCTCACCGATCTCTGCGGCCGTGGTCTTCTTCTCCGGGATGCTCGAGGAGGGCAGCACCGGCGTCGACTACATCGGCCTGCTCGCCGTCGCGATCCCCTCGACCTTCCTCGCCTGCATGGCGACCGCCGCGATCATGATGGCGATCGACAAGATGCGGGGCACGACGAAGCTCGACACGCTCCCCGAGTACCAGAAGCGCCTCGCCGAGGGGTCGGTCGCGGCTCCCACGGGCCGCAAGGAGCGTGAGCTCACGCCGGGCGCGAAGCTCTCCGTGCTCATCTTCTGCATCGGCCTCGTCGCGGTCATGACGTACGCGACGATCATCTCGGACAAGGTCGGCCTCATCGAGGAGCCCGTCATGGGCCGTGACGCCGCGATCATCTCGATCATGCTGTCGATCGCGACGATCATCGTCGTCTGCTGCAAGGTCAACACCTCGGACATCCTGGGGGCGTCGACGTTCAAGTCCGGTATGAGCGCGTCCATCTGCGTGCTCGGTGTCGCCTGGCTCGGCACGACGTTCGTCAAGGCGCACGAGGAGGCGATCATGACGGCGTCCTCCGACATCCTCAAGGAGAACACGTGGCTGCTCGCGGTCGTGCTGCTGTTCGCTGCGGCGCTGCTCTACTCGCAGGCGGCGACGTCGAAGGCCCTCATGCCGACCGCGCTCGCGATCGGCGTCTCGCCGCTCGGCATGGTGGCGGCGTTCCCGGCGGTGTCCGCACTGTTCATCCTCCCGACGTACCCGACGCTGCTGGCGGCCGTCGAGATGGATGACACGGGATCGACGAGGATCGGGAAGGCGGTCTTCAACCACCCGTTCCTGGTGCCGGGTCTCGTGAACATCGCGATCGCGGTGGGCCTCGGCTACCTGTTCGGTTCCGTCATCCTCTGA